The genomic DNA TGACCTGCTCGAAGCGGACGTCACCGTGCTGACCATGGGCCAGTATCTTCGTCCTACACCGCGCCACTTGCCGGTGGTGGAATACATCGAGCCTGCGGCCTTTGATGAACTGAAGCAGATCGCTCTGGCCAAGGGTTTCCGGCATGTTGCGAGCGGCCCCTTGGTCCGCAGTTCCTATCACGCCGCGGACTTCCGTCCCGAGCTGGATATCATGGACGAGATCGAGAAGGCCGCTCCGGTCCGTGGCTTGGATCTCCAGCCCGAGGATCTGCCGATCCCGGCGGCGCGTCCGGCGCTTGTCCGTGCCTCCGTGGCTTGATCTGCCAACCTGGTGAGGCTGGCTCGACTCGCGGGAGCACTGCTCCACGCGATCCCGTGTCTTGACGCAAAAGTTAAGAAAGGTTAAGGGATCGCGGTTTGCAGGCACCTCCCTAAGGCCGGACATGAAGCTCATCCCTATCCTCGCGGCGTCATTTCTCCACGCCCTCGCCGGAACCGCCGGCGCCCAGATCGTCAATATCGACTTCGACGAGTTCTCGACCAACCAAGTCTACCAAGGCTCGGCCGCGGCCAATGATCCGAATGGTGCTGCCTCGATCTGGAATCGTCTCAGCGGGAACAGCGCCGGCTCGGGCTCGGTGAACGGGCTGAACCTGCTCGACTCGGACGGGGAGGAGACCGGCATCGGCATCAGCTTTGGGATCAGCGGGAGCTACCACAGCGGATCGAATCCTCTCCAGCCCGGGCAGCAGCAGCTGGGGCCCTACGAGGATCTGATGACCGACTATGTCTTCATCTCCGCGACCACGCCGGCCGATGTCATCACCCGCACCGGCCTGATCACGGGACTCGACCCCGGCAAGCTCTACGACATCTATTTCTACGGGCAGGGGAACAACTTCCTCGATGCCTATTCAGAAGGCCAGAACAGCCTCTTCACCGTCGATGGTATCTCGCAGCAGACCTCTTGGGACGAGGTTGTGGGTGGCGATGGCCAACTGGTGGAAGGCATCGAGTACGTGCGATTCTCCGTCACCGCGAACCTCAGCGGGGAAATCTCCTTCGACTGGTCGAATGTCGTCGCCGGACCGGGCGGCAATGTCGCCACCGATCTGGATGGCAACGCCTCCCGTTTCGGGGTGCTCAACGCGATCCAGATCGTGGATGTGGCTGCCGTGCCCGAACCTTCGGCGATGCTGCTCGGCGGCATCGGCATGCTTGCGCTGCTTCGCCGGCGGCGCTGATCGCTGCTACTCGCGCACTCGTTCGACTCTCGCGCCGAGGGCAGAGAGCTTCTCGTCGATGTGCTCGTAGCCGCGGTCGATGTGATAGAGGCGACGGATTTCCGTGGAGCCCTTCGCGGTGAGAGCGGCAAGAACGAGTGCGGCGGAGGCGCGCAGATCGCTCGCCATGACCGGCGCGGCGCTGAGTTGCTCCACCCCTTTGATCACGGCCTTGCCTTCACTCACTTGGATGTCGGCGCCCATGCGCTTGAGCTCCGCGCAGTGCATGAAGCGCTGAGGGAAGATCGTGTCCATCACGATGCTCGTGCCCGGCGTGGTGACGAAGAGGGCGGTCATCTGCGCCTGCATGTCGGTCGGGTAGCCGGGATAGGGTTCCGTCACGATCTCCGCGGACATCGGCGTGTCGCCGCGGTGGACCGTGCAAGCATCGCCCACATCGTTGAAGTGTACCTGATGCCCTGCCTTGCGCAGGGCGGAGGTGATGGCGGTGAGATGCTCGTGGCGGATGCGGCGCAGGGTCACGCCTTCCCCGGCGAGTGCGGCGGCAGCCATGAAGGTGCCGGCTTCGATCCGATCCGGGATCACGTTGTGCACGCAGCCCTTCAGCTTCGACACGCCCTCGATCGTGATGACCGGGGTGCCAGCGCCGGTGATCTTCGCACCCATCGCATTCAGGAAGTCGGCCAAGTCCACGACCTCGGGCTCGCAGGCGGCGGAGGTGATGGTGGTGATGCCTTCCGCCAGAGTCGCTGCCATCATCACGTTGTCGGTGCCAAGCACGGTGGGGCCCTGCGGGCCGCAGAGGTCCACGGTCGCGCCCTTCAGCCCATCCGGGGCGGAGAGAATCACATTGCCGCCTTCGATCTCGGCTTTCGCTCCCAGCGCTTCCAGACCGCGGATATGGAGATCCACCGGACGGTCGCCGATCACGCAGCCGCCCGGCAGCGCCACCACGCAGCGGCGCATGCGGGCGAGCAGGGGACCCATGACGCAGACCGAAGCACGCATCCGGCGCACGATCTCATAGGGCGCGGTGTCCATCACGTCCGCGGCGGTCACGCGCACGGTGCCGGAGAAGCGCTCCACATCCGCACCGAGACCGGTGAGGATCTGCACCATGTAGTTGGTGTCGGACACGTCCGGCACGCGGCGGATCACGCAATCCTCTTCGGTCAGAAGGGTGGCCGCCAGAATCGGCAGCGAGGCATTCTTGGAGCCGGAAACGGTGATCGCGCCGTGGATGGGAGTGCCGCCGTGTACGATGAGTTTGTCCATTGAGCAGGTAAGAAAGGAAGAAAGTCTAGGCGCGCCGGGCCACCGGGAAGCGGGCGATGCCCGAAAGGTCCTTGATGGTGCGGATGTCCGTGAGCCCTGCAGCGCGCAGCAGCGACTCCGTTTCGGCAGCTTGGTCGATGCCGATTTCCAACGCAAGCCATCCCCCGGGCAGCAAGCGATTGGCTGCTTCCGGAACGAAGCGGCGGATCAGGTCCATGCCGTCCGGACCTCCAAACAGCGCCAGATCAGGATCGTAGGCCAACTCCTTGGCCAAGCTGTTCCGGTCCGCCTCGGGAACATAGGGAAGATTGGCCACGATCAGGTCGAAGCTCCGATCGCCCAGGCCCGAGAAGAGGTCGCTAGCCACGAACTCGACGTTCGCAATCTCCAGTGTCTTCGCGTTCTCCGCGCTCAGGGCCAGGGCATCAGGAGAAAGATCCGCGAGCACGACCTGCGCAGCCGGTTTTTCTGCGGCCAGGGTCAGTCCCAGCACGCCGCTACCGCAGCCCATGTCCAGGATCGCTGATGCCTGGGGCAAGGTTGCGTTTTTCAGAACCCACTCCGCGAGCTCTTCGGTTTCGGGGCGCGGGATCAGGCCGCGGCCGTCACTCTTGAACTCGCGCTTGTGAAAGAACACCGAGCCGACCAGATGCTGGACGGGCACGCCCTCGCCGCGCTTCTTCAGCATCTCGCGCAGCGGTGCCAGATCCTTCTCCTCTAGCGCTTGGTCGAAGCGCAGGTAGAGGTCCATGCGGGTGCAGCACAACTGGTGCGCCACCAGCATCTGCATGTTTCGCCGCGCATCCTCGATGCCTTTCTTGGTGAGGTAGGCGGTGCCCTTGTCGAGCGTTTCTAGTACGGTGGTCATCCGGGAAAATCAGGCGAGCGAGCGGATGAAGTTCGTGAAGAACGCGGCTCCTTCTTCCAGCGCGGCGATGTCGATGAATTCGTCGCAGGTGTGAGCTTGGTCGATCGAGCCAGGCCCCATGCATACCGAGGCCAAGCCCGCGTTGGAGAGGTGGGCGGCATCGGAGAACCAAGGTGCACCCACTGCCTTGCATTCGGTGCGTACATCTTGGATCCGGTCGATCCAAGGGTGGGTTGCGGGGATTTCCATCGGCGGATTCTCGTGTGGTTTCACCATCTCCAGCGGAAGGTCGAGACGGTCGATCTCGGCTTTGAGCAGAGCCAAGGCTCCGCCCGCATCGCGCAGAGCCGGGGTGATGCGAATATCGATCTCCGCATCCGCCAGATCCGGAACGATGTTCGGGCGCGATCCGGACCGAAGGACGCCCACATTGAAGGTCGAGCGTCCCAGCACCGGGTGGATGTAGCCCGCGAGCTTCGGAACGATCTCGCGCTCCAAGGTATCGAGCGCGCGCGCCAGCTTCATCGCCGCATTGTCGCCGCGCTCCGGCTGGGAGGAGTGAGCCGCTTTTCCGGAAGCGCGGAGCGTCGCCCACAGCGAGCCCTTGGTGGTGTGGACGATGTTCAGCGAGGTCGGCTCGCCGACGATGGCGAAGGCGTAGTCATGGGCGTGGTGTTTCGCGAAGTCCTTCGAGCCCCATTGGCTCGATTCCTCGCCCATGAAGCCGACGAAATCCACGGCTATGGGGAGATCCTTGAGGATTGAGGCGTTTTCCTTGAGGCCCCAGAGCATGGCAGCCATCGGGCCCTTGGTGTCGGATGAGCCCCGGCCCCAGACGCGGCCATCGCGGATCTCGCCGCTAAAAGGGTCGATGGTCATGCTGCCGACCCCGACGGTATCGAGATGGGGGCCAAGTAGGATGCGGGGTCGACCGTCGCGCGGGGCGAAGCGGGCGATCAGGTTCGGCCGCCCGGGGCGGATTTCCTCTAGCACCACGGCGGCGCCGAAGCTTTCGAGCCAATTCTTGAGCCACGCGGCGATCTCGGCCTCCCCGGTCTTGTCGCTGCCGGCCGGGTTGTCCGGATTGACCGATGGAATGCGGACGAGCTGCTGGAGAAGTTCGACGGGACCGGTCACGCGGTGGATTGGAGGCTATCAGGCCGGGATCGCCAACCCCGAAGCGCGGAAAGCTCTCCAGATACCGATCCCCCGCGATCGCGTAATGGCTGCCGGGGGTAAAATCGGCCATTCTTTTCGGCGTAAGGGATAGTTGCACAGCCCCCCTAAGCAAGGGACTAACGGCCCCCGGACACTGGAACGGTTCCCCCCTCTAGTGTCCGGGGACCTAAGGCTCCCAGGGTGGCCCCCCGCTGTGCACGTCTCCCTCTCCACGGATTCCGCCGAAGCGGGACTCATTTGGAGAGTTTCGGCACCGGCACGAGCAGCGGTGAATCCGCAAGATCCCCCGGGGAAACCACCGGCTCATCCTGCGGCATTTTGTCGGCGGACCCGTAGCGCTTCTCGATCACCTTTTTCACCTCGGGGGCCTCCAGTTCGTAGTCACGGAAGCGCTTGGTCGGGCAG from Luteolibacter rhizosphaerae includes the following:
- a CDS encoding PEP-CTERM sorting domain-containing protein, whose translation is MKLIPILAASFLHALAGTAGAQIVNIDFDEFSTNQVYQGSAAANDPNGAASIWNRLSGNSAGSGSVNGLNLLDSDGEETGIGISFGISGSYHSGSNPLQPGQQQLGPYEDLMTDYVFISATTPADVITRTGLITGLDPGKLYDIYFYGQGNNFLDAYSEGQNSLFTVDGISQQTSWDEVVGGDGQLVEGIEYVRFSVTANLSGEISFDWSNVVAGPGGNVATDLDGNASRFGVLNAIQIVDVAAVPEPSAMLLGGIGMLALLRRRR
- the murA gene encoding UDP-N-acetylglucosamine 1-carboxyvinyltransferase translates to MDKLIVHGGTPIHGAITVSGSKNASLPILAATLLTEEDCVIRRVPDVSDTNYMVQILTGLGADVERFSGTVRVTAADVMDTAPYEIVRRMRASVCVMGPLLARMRRCVVALPGGCVIGDRPVDLHIRGLEALGAKAEIEGGNVILSAPDGLKGATVDLCGPQGPTVLGTDNVMMAATLAEGITTITSAACEPEVVDLADFLNAMGAKITGAGTPVITIEGVSKLKGCVHNVIPDRIEAGTFMAAAALAGEGVTLRRIRHEHLTAITSALRKAGHQVHFNDVGDACTVHRGDTPMSAEIVTEPYPGYPTDMQAQMTALFVTTPGTSIVMDTIFPQRFMHCAELKRMGADIQVSEGKAVIKGVEQLSAAPVMASDLRASAALVLAALTAKGSTEIRRLYHIDRGYEHIDEKLSALGARVERVRE
- the prmC gene encoding peptide chain release factor N(5)-glutamine methyltransferase, with the protein product MTTVLETLDKGTAYLTKKGIEDARRNMQMLVAHQLCCTRMDLYLRFDQALEEKDLAPLREMLKKRGEGVPVQHLVGSVFFHKREFKSDGRGLIPRPETEELAEWVLKNATLPQASAILDMGCGSGVLGLTLAAEKPAAQVVLADLSPDALALSAENAKTLEIANVEFVASDLFSGLGDRSFDLIVANLPYVPEADRNSLAKELAYDPDLALFGGPDGMDLIRRFVPEAANRLLPGGWLALEIGIDQAAETESLLRAAGLTDIRTIKDLSGIARFPVARRA
- a CDS encoding M20 family metallopeptidase, which encodes MTGPVELLQQLVRIPSVNPDNPAGSDKTGEAEIAAWLKNWLESFGAAVVLEEIRPGRPNLIARFAPRDGRPRILLGPHLDTVGVGSMTIDPFSGEIRDGRVWGRGSSDTKGPMAAMLWGLKENASILKDLPIAVDFVGFMGEESSQWGSKDFAKHHAHDYAFAIVGEPTSLNIVHTTKGSLWATLRASGKAAHSSQPERGDNAAMKLARALDTLEREIVPKLAGYIHPVLGRSTFNVGVLRSGSRPNIVPDLADAEIDIRITPALRDAGGALALLKAEIDRLDLPLEMVKPHENPPMEIPATHPWIDRIQDVRTECKAVGAPWFSDAAHLSNAGLASVCMGPGSIDQAHTCDEFIDIAALEEGAAFFTNFIRSLA